In the genome of Nocardioides seonyuensis, one region contains:
- a CDS encoding CaiB/BaiF CoA transferase family protein produces the protein MKTSAPPLQDVVVLDLTRWLAGPYCTMMLADAGATVIKVEPPEGEINRQLFPVIEAGDGETVSAYFLRLNRRKQSVTLDLRHPDDREDFLDLVRGADVVVENFRPGVMDRLDLGYDVLSAANPRLVMCSISGFGNTPSELRDWPAFNLVAEAMAGLVRVSPETGEPQALGPAIGDLGPALHALSGILMALLRRGVTGEGSYVDVAMLDSCLSLNELAIANAEIADEDFEYGRRINPNLAPYGLFPAADGHVCIAVASEPQWLGFCQALGLSELAQREDLRDGSGRVTHFTDLIEPPMLTWLAERTREQAAKELAAASVPASPVWTSREALATDQARTRGMAEHVVSPGRGNSWPIPATPIRFEPGYDAGPALTPPLGSDNQRYLSRDTTSTTTR, from the coding sequence GTGAAGACATCCGCCCCGCCACTCCAGGATGTGGTGGTCCTCGACCTGACGAGATGGCTCGCGGGCCCCTACTGCACGATGATGCTCGCCGATGCCGGTGCGACCGTGATCAAGGTCGAACCGCCCGAGGGTGAGATCAACCGGCAGCTCTTCCCCGTGATCGAGGCGGGAGACGGCGAGACGGTCTCGGCCTACTTCCTGCGGTTGAACCGGCGCAAGCAGAGCGTGACCCTTGACCTGCGCCATCCTGACGACCGCGAGGACTTCCTGGACCTTGTGCGTGGCGCCGACGTGGTGGTGGAGAACTTCCGCCCCGGAGTGATGGACCGTCTGGACCTCGGGTACGACGTACTGTCCGCCGCGAACCCCCGCTTGGTCATGTGCTCAATCAGCGGCTTCGGCAACACACCTTCCGAGCTACGCGACTGGCCGGCCTTCAACCTCGTGGCCGAGGCGATGGCGGGTCTGGTGCGGGTGAGTCCCGAGACCGGTGAGCCACAGGCGCTGGGGCCCGCCATCGGAGATCTCGGCCCGGCGCTCCATGCACTGTCCGGCATCCTCATGGCCCTGCTGCGACGTGGCGTGACCGGCGAGGGCAGTTACGTGGACGTTGCCATGCTCGACTCCTGTCTCTCGCTCAACGAGCTCGCGATAGCCAACGCGGAGATCGCCGACGAGGACTTCGAGTACGGCCGACGGATCAACCCCAACCTCGCGCCGTACGGGCTCTTCCCCGCCGCCGACGGTCACGTGTGCATCGCCGTTGCCTCCGAACCCCAGTGGCTGGGGTTCTGCCAGGCCCTGGGACTGAGCGAGCTCGCCCAGCGCGAGGACCTACGTGACGGCAGCGGGCGAGTCACCCACTTCACGGACCTGATCGAGCCACCCATGCTCACCTGGCTCGCTGAGCGCACCCGTGAGCAGGCGGCCAAGGAGCTGGCCGCCGCGAGCGTGCCGGCCTCGCCGGTGTGGACCTCGCGCGAGGCCCTTGCCACCGACCAGGCGCGAACCCGCGGGATGGCGGAGCACGTGGTCTCGCCCGGCCGTGGCAACAGCTGGCCGATCCCGGCCACCCCGATCCGGTTCGAGCCGGGGTACGACGCCGGGCCCGCCCTCACCCCTCCGCTCGGCTCCGACAACCAGCGCTACCTGTCCCGCGACACCACTTCAACCACCACGAGGTGA
- a CDS encoding MaoC/PaaZ C-terminal domain-containing protein codes for MPLNTEVVGRESAPVPLFLDPRWTMNYAAAVGDNNPRLYDTRGDLLPVHPLILASPEWEATKLLHDHLGLTPEEAGRAVEVSHDTRVYRPLWAQESLDTVVRVVGVSEHKAGAWLTLQADTSTVAGELVVTTVTGVVYRGVETNGAAGVPRPSGPAARVDGERASATLDLPVSACHVYSECSRIYNALHTDIAVAEKAGLPGLILHGSATLAMGLSEIANGVLDGDITRVSRIYGEFRAMVVVPSTPTIGYAAPSAGSTSTAFEITTPEGGLALANGLVEHATTS; via the coding sequence ATGCCGCTCAACACTGAGGTCGTCGGTCGCGAGTCCGCGCCCGTCCCCTTGTTCCTCGACCCGCGATGGACGATGAACTACGCCGCCGCGGTGGGAGACAACAACCCGCGGCTCTACGACACGCGAGGGGACCTCCTCCCGGTCCACCCACTGATCCTGGCGTCTCCCGAGTGGGAGGCGACCAAGCTGCTGCACGACCACCTGGGTCTCACCCCAGAGGAAGCGGGGCGAGCGGTCGAGGTCTCCCACGACACCCGTGTCTACCGCCCGCTGTGGGCACAGGAGTCCCTCGACACGGTCGTGCGGGTCGTGGGGGTCAGTGAGCACAAGGCGGGGGCGTGGCTCACCCTCCAGGCCGACACCAGCACCGTGGCCGGCGAGCTCGTCGTCACCACGGTGACCGGGGTCGTCTACCGGGGCGTGGAGACGAACGGAGCAGCGGGCGTACCGCGTCCGTCGGGCCCCGCCGCCCGCGTGGACGGAGAGCGTGCCTCCGCCACCCTCGACCTCCCCGTGTCTGCCTGCCACGTCTACTCGGAGTGCTCGCGCATCTACAACGCCCTCCACACCGACATCGCCGTCGCGGAGAAGGCAGGGCTGCCGGGACTCATCCTCCACGGAAGCGCCACGCTCGCCATGGGTCTCTCCGAGATCGCCAACGGCGTGCTCGACGGCGACATCACCCGGGTCTCGCGGATCTACGGCGAGTTCCGGGCGATGGTCGTCGTCCCGTCCACACCCACGATCGGGTACGCCGCTCCCAGCGCCGGCTCGACCTCCACAGCGTTCGAGATCACGACGCCCGAAGGTGGGCTCGCCCTCGCCAACGGGTTGGTCGAGCACGCCACCACCTCCTGA
- a CDS encoding ABC transporter substrate-binding protein has protein sequence MFDRLPSKLIGAPVAALAAMALAGCGASGASGADDVLKLGVPYPQTGGYADYGANFSDGVRLAVKQVNDDGGIDVDGKKVKVEAVFCDTQVDTAKAASCGRRLASQDGTPAMLISTSAETFPVLAFNESARNPFLVISSSASNKLVTEGNELVARYWFNTHSYMPEFTQLVKEGLESEGLTSQKVAIMQSEDEFGLAWYTTFKEGWEAQGEEVVGHATFALGATDFYPQLTALLKSNPDFVAVPGVCAQIAPIVNQARELGYEGKFIFQISCGPDELAQSVKPAELKGSIFEGSNWDLGSEPVAEFREAFKSEFDRDAVVISADGYAQAMWAISAADEAESTSDPEALRASMDDVLDQEWNILEIRDLEESGETTTTVHPRFYTDATSINDFRGE, from the coding sequence ATGTTCGACCGTCTCCCCTCCAAGCTCATCGGCGCTCCCGTGGCAGCCCTCGCCGCGATGGCACTCGCAGGTTGCGGCGCGTCCGGCGCGTCCGGCGCCGACGACGTCCTGAAGCTGGGCGTCCCCTACCCGCAGACAGGCGGCTACGCCGACTACGGCGCCAACTTCTCCGACGGTGTCCGCCTCGCCGTCAAGCAGGTCAACGACGACGGCGGGATCGACGTCGACGGGAAGAAGGTGAAGGTCGAGGCCGTCTTCTGCGACACCCAGGTCGACACGGCCAAGGCTGCTTCGTGCGGACGCCGCCTCGCGTCGCAGGACGGGACACCGGCCATGCTCATCTCGACCAGCGCCGAGACCTTCCCGGTCCTGGCCTTCAACGAGTCCGCGAGAAACCCGTTCCTCGTCATCAGCTCCTCGGCGTCGAACAAGCTGGTCACGGAGGGCAACGAGCTCGTGGCCCGCTACTGGTTCAACACCCACAGCTACATGCCGGAGTTCACCCAGCTCGTGAAGGAGGGCCTCGAGTCCGAGGGGCTCACCTCTCAGAAGGTGGCCATCATGCAGAGCGAGGACGAGTTCGGCCTCGCCTGGTACACCACGTTCAAGGAGGGTTGGGAGGCGCAGGGTGAGGAGGTCGTCGGTCACGCCACGTTCGCCCTCGGCGCCACCGACTTCTACCCCCAGCTCACCGCGCTGCTGAAGAGCAACCCGGACTTCGTGGCGGTGCCCGGGGTCTGCGCCCAGATCGCACCGATCGTCAACCAGGCCCGGGAGCTCGGCTACGAAGGCAAGTTCATCTTCCAGATCTCCTGCGGGCCCGACGAGCTGGCTCAGTCGGTCAAGCCCGCCGAGCTGAAGGGGTCCATCTTCGAGGGCAGCAACTGGGACCTCGGATCGGAGCCCGTCGCCGAGTTCCGTGAGGCCTTCAAGTCGGAATTCGACCGAGACGCCGTGGTCATCTCCGCAGATGGCTACGCGCAGGCCATGTGGGCGATCAGCGCGGCCGACGAGGCCGAGTCGACGAGCGACCCCGAAGCGCTCCGCGCGAGCATGGATGACGTCCTGGACCAGGAGTGGAACATCCTGGAGATCCGTGACCTAGAGGAGTCGGGTGAGACGACCACGACGGTGCACCCGCGCTTCTACACGGACGCGACGTCGATCAACGACTTCCGCGGGGAGTGA
- a CDS encoding branched-chain amino acid ABC transporter permease, whose product MEQIAQIVANGVMAGCIYGLVAVSLALVFGVLDVPQFAFGAHAMIGGYITAVLAGDNYWLGLAVGMVVLALLGVMVQALVFDPLRNAPPAMLFIAAFGLLSVLQGLALIFFGPRVMTVKAPFEGTVSILGAQITYHRILVVAVAMLAVVFLNMFLRTTSLGRSIRASSQSRTGALVVGLSPRRIGIITMAIGSVLAGLAGGLLAPISQVYPTMGDSMILKAFVIIVLAGMGSINGALFGGLVVGLAESFGSAYISLEYRDVYPLLLLVLVLVVRPQGIFGRAERVA is encoded by the coding sequence GTGGAACAGATCGCTCAGATCGTCGCCAACGGGGTGATGGCGGGCTGCATCTACGGCCTCGTCGCGGTCTCCCTGGCGCTGGTCTTCGGAGTGCTTGACGTCCCGCAGTTCGCATTCGGGGCACACGCCATGATCGGTGGGTACATCACTGCCGTGCTGGCCGGCGACAACTACTGGCTCGGTCTGGCGGTCGGCATGGTGGTGCTGGCCCTGCTCGGCGTGATGGTGCAGGCGCTCGTCTTCGATCCCCTGCGCAACGCGCCCCCGGCCATGCTGTTCATCGCGGCCTTCGGATTGCTCTCCGTACTCCAGGGACTCGCCCTCATCTTCTTCGGCCCTCGGGTCATGACGGTGAAGGCTCCCTTCGAGGGGACCGTCTCCATCCTGGGCGCGCAGATCACCTACCACCGGATCCTCGTCGTCGCTGTCGCCATGCTGGCCGTGGTGTTCCTGAACATGTTCCTCCGCACGACCTCGCTGGGGCGCAGTATCCGGGCGTCAAGCCAGAGCCGAACCGGGGCGCTCGTCGTGGGTCTCTCGCCGCGACGCATCGGGATCATCACGATGGCGATCGGCAGCGTTCTCGCGGGTCTCGCGGGCGGACTGCTCGCCCCCATCTCGCAGGTCTATCCCACGATGGGCGACAGCATGATCCTCAAGGCCTTCGTGATCATCGTGCTCGCCGGCATGGGCAGCATCAACGGCGCGCTGTTCGGGGGACTCGTCGTCGGGCTGGCCGAGTCCTTCGGGTCCGCGTACATCTCCCTGGAGTACCGCGACGTCTACCCCCTGCTTCTGCTGGTGCTCGTCCTGGTGGTGCGCCCGCAGGGAATCTTCGGTCGAGCTGAGAGGGTCGCATGA
- a CDS encoding branched-chain amino acid ABC transporter permease, with translation MMSSHPKALMALAATAAAALLPVVLGSPYYIQIMTQLLIFTVLFIGLDVAVGHAGLVSMAHGALFGVGAYTTGVLTVTHGWTFWATVPMAIALAAVVGLMVGLLTLRLGGHYFVIATLGLGLVGTIVIKNWKSVTNGDLGISPIPLPESPGGTWFTSMEGFYYLVLAVTVLVSVFVAWMMRSGTGQRLRAIRDNQALAAAIGVDVVRARLVAFVVSAGIAGLAGSFQASSLSYINPEVGGQVIAFTALMAIIVGGRASVAGPFIGAAIFVILPEVLRAADEYRMVIMGVALIIVVIFAPDGIAGRLNALGAYVKRKRLDEPSTPDTAPSARVTETREVART, from the coding sequence ATGATGTCGTCGCATCCCAAGGCGTTGATGGCGCTGGCAGCCACTGCAGCGGCGGCGCTGCTCCCCGTGGTACTGGGGTCCCCCTACTACATCCAGATCATGACCCAGCTCCTGATCTTCACGGTCCTGTTCATCGGGCTCGACGTGGCTGTCGGTCACGCCGGACTCGTGTCCATGGCGCACGGCGCCCTCTTCGGTGTCGGTGCGTACACGACCGGGGTCCTCACCGTGACCCACGGCTGGACCTTCTGGGCGACGGTGCCCATGGCGATCGCGCTGGCCGCGGTGGTCGGCCTGATGGTGGGGCTCCTCACGCTACGGCTGGGCGGCCACTACTTCGTCATCGCCACGCTCGGCCTGGGCCTCGTCGGCACGATCGTCATCAAGAACTGGAAGTCGGTCACCAACGGCGATCTGGGCATCAGCCCGATCCCGCTGCCTGAGAGCCCTGGCGGCACCTGGTTCACCTCGATGGAGGGGTTCTACTACCTCGTCCTGGCCGTGACGGTCCTGGTCTCGGTCTTCGTGGCGTGGATGATGCGCAGCGGGACCGGGCAACGCCTGAGGGCGATCCGCGACAACCAGGCGCTCGCCGCCGCCATCGGCGTCGACGTCGTGCGGGCCAGACTGGTCGCCTTCGTCGTCAGCGCGGGCATCGCGGGCCTCGCCGGGAGCTTCCAGGCCTCGTCGCTGTCCTACATCAACCCAGAGGTCGGCGGGCAGGTCATCGCTTTCACGGCCCTGATGGCGATCATCGTCGGTGGTCGGGCATCGGTGGCCGGTCCCTTCATCGGAGCGGCGATCTTCGTCATCCTCCCGGAGGTGCTGCGTGCCGCTGACGAGTACCGCATGGTGATCATGGGCGTCGCACTGATCATCGTGGTGATCTTCGCCCCCGACGGCATCGCCGGCCGGCTCAACGCGCTGGGCGCCTACGTCAAGCGCAAGCGTCTGGACGAACCGAGTACGCCCGACACCGCCCCCAGTGCGCGGGTCACGGAGACCAGAGAGGTGGCACGCACATGA
- a CDS encoding ABC transporter ATP-binding protein, with translation MSTVLETSLLRREFGGLTAVNDVTMSVEEGEIYGIVGPNGAGKTTLFNLIAGTVRPTSGQLTLFGERADRLPSYRRSWLGLGRTFQAAQLFSTHTVAQSLRTARGSARRGIRGWLSSHDTDEDRRALDDLLELTGLTKAADSLPSELTNVQQQQLAIGMTVATGARLLLLDEPSGGLIESEVGQLLDFIRGLRDRGLTIVVIDHKMRLMMHLCDRIMVMTAGEELAVGTPHEIASNTAVQDAYLGRKAAALVTSLEEVGHVK, from the coding sequence ATGAGCACGGTGCTCGAGACCAGTCTTCTGCGTCGGGAATTCGGCGGTCTGACGGCCGTGAACGACGTCACGATGTCGGTGGAGGAGGGCGAGATCTACGGGATCGTCGGCCCCAACGGCGCCGGGAAGACCACGCTCTTCAACTTGATCGCAGGGACGGTCCGCCCCACCAGCGGTCAGCTCACTCTGTTCGGCGAGAGGGCCGATCGACTCCCGTCGTACCGCCGAAGCTGGCTGGGCCTCGGCCGAACCTTCCAGGCAGCCCAGCTGTTCAGCACCCACACGGTCGCGCAGAGCCTGCGCACCGCCCGTGGGTCCGCACGCCGGGGCATCCGCGGCTGGCTCTCCTCCCACGACACCGACGAGGACCGCCGCGCCCTGGACGACCTGCTGGAGCTCACCGGCCTGACCAAGGCGGCCGACTCGCTGCCCTCGGAGCTGACGAACGTCCAGCAGCAGCAGCTCGCCATCGGCATGACGGTCGCCACCGGTGCACGCCTCCTGCTCCTGGACGAACCTTCCGGGGGCCTGATCGAGTCCGAGGTCGGGCAGCTGCTCGACTTCATCAGGGGCTTGCGCGACCGAGGCCTCACGATCGTCGTCATCGACCACAAGATGCGGCTGATGATGCACCTTTGCGACCGGATCATGGTGATGACGGCGGGCGAGGAGCTCGCCGTCGGCACCCCGCACGAGATCGCGAGCAACACCGCGGTCCAAGACGCCTACCTGGGCCGCAAGGCGGCCGCACTCGTCACTTCGCTAGAGGAGGTCGGTCATGTCAAGTGA
- a CDS encoding ABC transporter ATP-binding protein, with amino-acid sequence MSSELVVEGLTVTYGSRLAVDDVSFRVGARECVALIGPNGAGKSSTLKALVGIEKPRRGSIRYGEIELVGKSPRQVAGIGLTLCPEGRHLFPAMSVHDNLLMGATGTGLSRHDVGRQVIEMEDRFPILGQRRKQLAGTLSGGEQQMVAIARALMAQPKLLILDEPSLGLAPLLVEQVLDIARSVVESGCSVLISEQNVEATLEMCDRAYVFEAGTITTSGTASDLSNDRQLLAAFLGLDLEVTA; translated from the coding sequence ATGTCAAGTGAGCTGGTCGTCGAAGGACTCACCGTCACCTACGGGTCCCGTCTGGCGGTGGACGACGTGTCGTTCCGCGTGGGTGCCCGCGAGTGCGTGGCCCTGATCGGACCCAACGGGGCAGGGAAGTCCTCGACCCTCAAGGCACTCGTGGGCATCGAGAAGCCTCGTCGCGGAAGCATCCGCTACGGCGAGATCGAACTGGTCGGCAAGTCCCCCCGGCAGGTCGCGGGCATCGGCCTGACCCTGTGCCCGGAGGGTCGCCACCTCTTCCCCGCGATGTCAGTACACGACAACCTGCTCATGGGGGCTACCGGCACCGGCCTCAGCCGCCACGATGTCGGACGTCAGGTCATCGAGATGGAGGACCGCTTCCCCATCCTCGGTCAACGTCGCAAACAGCTGGCGGGCACCCTCAGCGGCGGTGAGCAGCAGATGGTTGCGATCGCCCGGGCACTGATGGCCCAGCCCAAGCTCCTCATCCTCGACGAGCCGTCGCTCGGCCTGGCTCCGCTCCTCGTCGAGCAGGTCCTCGACATCGCGCGCTCGGTGGTCGAGAGTGGCTGCTCCGTGCTCATCTCGGAGCAGAACGTCGAGGCGACCCTGGAGATGTGCGACCGCGCCTACGTCTTCGAGGCCGGCACCATCACGACGTCCGGCACAGCATCCGATCTGTCCAACGACCGCCAGCTCTTGGCCGCGTTCCTCGGGCTGGACCTGGAGGTCACCGCATGA
- a CDS encoding YpsA SLOG family protein has protein sequence MGHQSHHLIARVVSGGQTGADRAALDAAIAAGVPYGGWCPAGGWAEDLPDPPGLLALYPGLAETDTRDPDVRTRLNVRDSDATLVVQGQDTPSPGSDLTRRTAAKLERPVLMTDGNDLDEVIGWLDGMGPGLTLNVAGPRESEQPGAYELTRKLLAGVLRPGAAST, from the coding sequence TTGGGCCACCAGAGCCACCACCTCATCGCCCGCGTCGTCTCGGGCGGACAGACCGGAGCAGACCGGGCAGCCCTGGACGCGGCCATCGCCGCTGGCGTGCCGTACGGCGGCTGGTGCCCCGCCGGAGGCTGGGCGGAGGACCTTCCCGATCCGCCGGGGCTGCTCGCCCTGTATCCAGGACTGGCCGAGACGGACACCCGTGACCCGGACGTCCGCACGAGACTCAACGTGCGTGACAGCGATGCCACCCTCGTGGTGCAGGGCCAGGACACCCCGTCGCCGGGGAGCGACCTGACTCGTCGTACCGCGGCGAAGCTGGAGAGACCCGTGCTCATGACCGACGGGAACGACCTCGACGAGGTCATCGGCTGGCTCGACGGAATGGGCCCCGGTCTGACGTTGAACGTCGCGGGCCCGCGTGAGAGCGAGCAACCCGGCGCCTACGAGCTCACGCGCAAGCTCCTCGCCGGCGTGCTCAGGCCGGGCGCGGCGAGTACATGA
- a CDS encoding YnfA family protein produces MDPLKSITLFVAAAVAEIGGAWLVWQGVREHRGWIWIGAGVIALGVYGFVATLQPDAHFGRILAAYGGVFVVGSLAWGMAFDGFRPDRYDVAGALICLVGVAVIMYSPRPA; encoded by the coding sequence GTGGACCCGCTGAAGTCGATCACCCTGTTCGTGGCGGCCGCCGTCGCCGAGATCGGCGGCGCCTGGCTGGTCTGGCAGGGCGTGCGCGAGCACCGCGGCTGGATCTGGATCGGTGCGGGCGTCATCGCCCTGGGCGTCTACGGCTTCGTGGCGACCCTGCAACCGGATGCCCACTTCGGCCGCATCCTCGCTGCCTACGGTGGTGTGTTCGTCGTCGGGTCCCTCGCCTGGGGCATGGCCTTCGACGGCTTCCGGCCCGATCGCTACGACGTCGCAGGAGCACTGATCTGCTTGGTCGGCGTGGCCGTGATCATGTACTCGCCGCGCCCGGCCTGA
- a CDS encoding universal stress protein translates to MQTTELTRRGAVVVGVTGSGREAGILRFAAETARRHHAPVVLVHAYGVGHPAPPPGYLIDYEEAANVAHDIISDVEDEFLDLSGGSVECSSKAVLGPPSRVLVDLSQDARLVVVQHRATPLLDRLFVGSTVHGTAAHSTCPVVSVPTDWQPRSAPHHVVVGVHDDGSPAEAVAAGLDWAAATDATLQVVNAWRLDPAYEDILRAPMADEWHDEQVRALEGRISSLRTAHPSVPVRVEVNHEWPAQMLVEASEVASLVVVGRHAGRWRVSPHLGSVVRTVLRHAEAPVMVVPLARAAGEAATSR, encoded by the coding sequence ATGCAGACCACAGAACTGACACGGCGCGGAGCCGTCGTCGTCGGCGTCACGGGCTCGGGACGAGAGGCCGGGATCCTGCGCTTCGCTGCAGAGACGGCGAGGCGTCACCATGCCCCGGTCGTCCTGGTGCACGCCTACGGGGTCGGCCACCCAGCACCACCGCCCGGCTACCTGATCGACTACGAGGAAGCGGCCAACGTCGCCCACGACATCATCAGTGACGTGGAGGACGAGTTCCTCGACCTCAGCGGCGGGTCGGTCGAGTGCAGCTCCAAGGCTGTCCTCGGCCCGCCCTCCCGCGTGCTCGTCGATCTGAGCCAGGACGCCCGGCTGGTCGTCGTGCAGCACCGGGCCACCCCGCTTCTTGACCGTCTTTTCGTCGGGTCCACGGTCCATGGCACCGCAGCGCACAGCACCTGCCCGGTGGTCTCCGTGCCGACGGACTGGCAGCCCCGCTCGGCCCCGCATCACGTCGTCGTCGGCGTGCACGACGACGGCTCGCCGGCCGAGGCGGTCGCAGCCGGCCTCGACTGGGCTGCTGCCACGGATGCGACGCTGCAGGTGGTCAACGCGTGGCGTCTGGATCCTGCCTACGAGGACATCCTCCGAGCACCCATGGCCGATGAGTGGCACGACGAGCAGGTCCGCGCCCTCGAGGGGAGGATCAGCAGCCTCCGGACAGCCCACCCTTCCGTCCCGGTCCGGGTCGAGGTCAACCACGAGTGGCCGGCCCAGATGCTCGTGGAGGCGTCCGAGGTCGCGTCCCTGGTGGTGGTGGGACGGCACGCCGGCCGCTGGCGCGTGTCACCGCATCTGGGTTCCGTCGTCCGGACGGTGCTCCGTCACGCCGAGGCTCCCGTCATGGTGGTACCCCTGGCTCGAGCGGCCGGAGAGGCCGCAACGAGCAGGTAG
- a CDS encoding ANTAR domain-containing protein: MSDQRQGDSQDLQSQIDALTAQIGCDRAAIETLQSDAADTLGRIEDIEAAAALDRQMIAELQDAGVVSREHAAQMERALQSSRTIGTAVGILMAEREIRQDEAFTVLKAASRNSNRKLREVAQELVESR; encoded by the coding sequence ATGAGCGACCAGCGACAAGGAGACAGCCAGGATCTCCAGAGCCAGATAGATGCCCTGACGGCGCAGATCGGGTGCGACCGCGCTGCCATCGAGACCCTGCAGTCGGACGCGGCCGACACCTTGGGTCGGATCGAGGACATCGAGGCAGCCGCAGCACTGGACCGGCAGATGATCGCCGAGCTCCAGGACGCCGGTGTGGTGAGTCGCGAGCACGCCGCCCAGATGGAGCGGGCTCTGCAGTCTTCCCGCACCATCGGCACCGCGGTCGGCATCCTCATGGCCGAGCGCGAGATCCGCCAGGACGAGGCCTTCACGGTGCTGAAGGCAGCCAGTCGTAACTCCAACCGCAAGCTGCGCGAGGTCGCCCAGGAGCTGGTCGAGTCGCGCTGA
- the ald gene encoding alanine dehydrogenase, translating to MKVGVPREVKNREYRVALTPLGVHELVAHGHQVLVERGAGEGSLIPDDSYVAAGATVLDTADDVWGAADMVLKVKEPVAEEYARMREGLTLFTYLHLAADKALTAELMTRRVTAIAYETVQLPSGSLPLLYPMSEVAGCLAPQVGAYSLMKAQGGRGVLMGGVGGVANAKVVIIGAGVSGQNAANIALGMGADVTLLDTDLDKLRLSFWRYNNRVHGLASSRMAIEQQVLEADMVIGAVLIPGGAAPKLVSNDLVSRMKPGSVLVDIAIDQGGCFEDSRATTHDDPTYTVHDSVFYCVANMPGAVPNTSTYALTNATLPYVVAVADKGWERAMREDRSLALGLNTHAGRLTNAPVGEALDIESVELDSVLA from the coding sequence ATGAAGGTCGGCGTACCCCGGGAAGTCAAGAACCGCGAGTACCGGGTGGCGTTGACCCCCCTGGGAGTCCACGAGCTCGTGGCGCACGGGCACCAGGTGCTCGTGGAGAGGGGCGCCGGGGAGGGGTCGCTGATCCCCGACGACAGCTACGTCGCGGCGGGGGCCACCGTCCTCGACACCGCGGACGACGTGTGGGGCGCCGCCGACATGGTCCTGAAGGTCAAGGAGCCGGTGGCCGAGGAGTACGCCCGGATGCGGGAGGGCCTGACCCTCTTCACCTACCTCCACCTGGCCGCGGACAAGGCGCTCACCGCGGAGCTCATGACCCGCAGGGTCACCGCCATCGCCTACGAGACGGTGCAGCTGCCGTCAGGGTCCCTGCCCCTGCTCTACCCGATGTCCGAGGTCGCCGGCTGCCTGGCGCCCCAGGTGGGGGCCTACTCCCTCATGAAGGCCCAGGGTGGGCGGGGAGTGCTCATGGGCGGCGTCGGCGGGGTCGCCAACGCAAAGGTCGTCATCATCGGTGCGGGCGTGTCCGGCCAGAACGCCGCGAACATCGCCCTCGGCATGGGCGCGGACGTGACCCTTCTCGACACCGACCTCGACAAGCTGCGCCTGTCGTTCTGGCGCTACAACAATCGCGTCCACGGGCTCGCGTCGTCCAGGATGGCCATCGAGCAGCAGGTCCTGGAGGCCGACATGGTCATCGGCGCCGTGCTGATCCCCGGTGGCGCCGCGCCCAAGCTGGTGAGCAACGACCTGGTGTCCCGGATGAAGCCGGGGTCGGTCCTCGTCGACATCGCGATCGACCAGGGCGGATGCTTCGAAGACTCGCGCGCCACCACCCACGACGACCCCACCTACACAGTGCACGACTCGGTCTTCTACTGCGTCGCCAACATGCCCGGGGCCGTGCCCAACACGTCGACCTACGCCCTCACCAACGCGACGCTGCCCTACGTGGTCGCAGTGGCGGACAAGGGTTGGGAGCGCGCGATGCGTGAGGACCGCAGCCTGGCGCTCGGTCTCAACACCCATGCGGGCCGCCTCACGAACGCCCCGGTCGGAGAGGCCTTGGACATCGAGTCGGTCGAGCTCGACAGCGTGCTCGCCTGA